The proteins below come from a single Rosa rugosa chromosome 2, drRosRugo1.1, whole genome shotgun sequence genomic window:
- the LOC133731019 gene encoding F-box/FBD/LRR-repeat protein At1g16930-like → MQACSMPVFENLSKLTLLRDGHWWKILMKFLDRSPNIESFVINHESCPPTRYLAEEEKVVIDLTGCRSNPDYVEVLYWSPPESVPKCLLSSLKTITIKGFEGKEFFGYLDEMELIKYLLKNCLVLEKMTIYTPGLCWGTQEEFYNEISEAEWGSKAVQVQMIKKEFYWADGFYSLRAKSIYSND, encoded by the coding sequence ATGCAGGCTTGCTCCATGCCTGTCTTTGAGAATTTGAGCAAATTGACGCTGCTTCGTGATGGTCACTGGTGGAAAATTCTAATGAAGTTTCTTGATAGATCACCTAATATAGAATCTTTTGTCATAAACCATGAGTCTTGTCCACCCACCCGCTATCTTGCTGAGGAGGAAAAGGTGGTGATTGACCTTACAGGCTGCAGGAGCAACCCAGATTATGTAGAAGTGCTGtactggagtccaccagagtcTGTTCCCAAGTGTTTGTTGTCATCCCTCAAGACTATCACCATAAAGGGGTTCGAAGGAAAGGAGTTCTTTGGCTATCTAGATGAGATGGAATTGATTAAGTATCTGTTAAAGAATTGTCTGGTTCTGGAGAAGATGACTATTTATACTCCTGGTCTATGTTGGGGTACACAAGAAGAATTCTACAATGAAATTTCAGAAGCTGAATGGGGTTCAAAGGCTGTTCAAGTTCAAATGATCAAGAAGGAATTTTATTGGGCTGATGGATTCTATAGTTTAAGAGCTAAAAGTATCTACTCCAATGATTAA
- the LOC133728417 gene encoding F-box/FBD/LRR-repeat protein At5g56420-like has product MQSPLSFSDDYASVFQQQIRAFREKLDLECKSGARVEDRISQLPDGVLRHILSFVPTKYAVRTSILSTRWKDMWTCVPYLYLTDLQFSSSADFIEFVDRALLVRDSAAIQKFHLDINNCHAEDLSRIDGWIQTAVRCNVVELDLSVYSDAEEMLELPESLLTCKTLEALKLRSNSIKIPTSGCCPKLKFLYVKFSYPDNDSMDFSQFPALEYLRIGGSLGYNGFSFNISVPELKSLRISLEPRDLGEPWNFLINAPKLEKLDVSEGFLSNYTFESTKSLVEASIDIITLDDDESDASAS; this is encoded by the exons ATGCAATCGCCGTTGTCATTTTCAGACGATTATGCCTCCGTTTTTCAGCAACAGATCCGAGCTTTCAG GGAAAAACTGGATTTGGAGTGCAAGAGTGGAGCGAGGGTTGAGGATAGGATCAGTCAACTACCGGATGGTGTTCTTCGTCACATACTTTCCTTCGTTCCGACAAAGTATGCTGTGAGAACCAGCATATTGTCTACAAGGTGGAAGGACATGTGGACTTGTGTTCCCTATCTGTACTTAACCGACTTACAGTTCTCTTCCTCTGCTGATTTCATAGAGTTTGTTGATCGAGCACTTCTGGTTCGCGATTCAGCAGCCATTCAAAAATTCCATCTTGATATCAATAATTGTCATGCTGAGGATTTGTCTCGTATTGATGGTTGGATACAAACTGCCGTCAGGTGTAATGTTGTGGAGCTAGATCTTTCTGTATATTCAGATGCAGAAGAGATGCTTGAGTTGCCCGAGAGTCTTTTGACTTGCAAAACACTAGAGGCTTTGAAGCTGCGGTCAAATAGTATCAAAATTCCTACATCAGGGTGTTGCCCAAAGCTCAAGTTCCTCTATGTTAagttttcttatcctgataatGACTCCATGGATTTTTCTCAGTTCCCTGCGCTTGAATATTTGAGAATAGGTGGATCACTTGGATACAATGGTTTTAGTTTCAACATCTCTGTGCCAGAACTGAAGAGTTTAAGGATAAGTTTAGAACCTAGAGATCTTGGTGAACCGTGGAATTTTCTCATAAATGCCCCAAAACTTGAAAAGCTTGATGTCAGTGAGGGATTTTTGTCAAATTATACCTTCGAGAGTACAAAATCTCTAGTTGAAGCCAGTATTGATATCATTACCTTGGACGATGATGAAAGCGATGCCTCTGCTAGCTAA
- the LOC133731020 gene encoding uncharacterized protein LOC133731020 produces MDRQRGYGVRRRGGGIGGRRERTRPLEEVYLSDAESSFDVQPTPPVVEVVDAVRLAKLVKEIKQLGATPFEGGVDHWAADQWLENMMSCFEMVICSETEKWKIAAYLLQGDARIWWAGQRNTVNMATLTWNGFVELFQDMYFPDAVKEQIELDFISLEQGTMTVREYETRFTQLYRFVPQLDAQALAKKFLRGLNSRIREIVYPLRLTTKEEIFASAMAHEQATSMHTSERGVVRESLGKGKAIVGSSGSRDHGGRSWKRQRTSFHPQAPTRMVNQYQAPARAAPAPFRAVPVRQVAPTAPVKCYNCGEQGHISKVCTKAQIRVCFNCGQPGHISRECTRPQGRRQGNQQRLLPPAPARVFAIGQGGTGVEGTLSVYSYLARVLFDTGASHSFISSSVVEVLGLISMPLFRSLCVTSPLGVSLELDMFCDDCPIGIGGREFSASLIVIPDHTYDVILGMDWLSPNHALIDCFRMIVSFHIPGQPVFHYRCLKSDITMRAGILAHIESGSSISEITRIPVVSEYADVFKEIPGLPPKRVIDFSIDVIPGTAPVSKAPYRMAPAELQELKVQIDGLLAQGFIQLRVKDEDIPKTAFRTRYGHFEFLVMPFGLTNAPAAFMDLMNRTFSPYLDQFVVVFVDDILIYSKSSDEHEKHLRIVLQMLREKKLFAKFEKCDFWQKEVKFLGHVVSKDGVSVDPSKVEAVMSWSRPTTVTEIRSFLGLAGYYRRFIEGFSSIASALTKLTRNDTQFIWTDECEKAFSELKTRLTTAPVLTIPSSGGGLVIYSDAS; encoded by the exons ATGGACAGACAGCGAGGCTATGGTGTGCGCAGAAGAGGAGGCGGAATTGGTGGTAGGAGGGAAAGGACCCGCCCCTTAGAGGAAGTTTATTTGAGTGACGCAGAGTCTTCTTTTGATGTACAGCCTACTCCACCTGTTGTGGAAGTAGTGGATGCCGTTCGCTTAGCCAAACTGGTTAAGGAGATCAAACAGTTAGGTGCAACCCCATTTGAAGGGGGAGTTGATCATTGGGCAGCTGATCAGTGGCTTGAGAATATGATGAGTTGTTTCGAGATGGTGATTTGCTCTGAAACTGAGAAGTGGAAGATTGCTGCTTATCTTCTTCAGGGTGATGCCAGGATATGGTGGGCTGGTCAGCGGAATACAGTGAATATGGCTACGCTGACTTGGAATGGTTTTGTGGAACTATTCCAGGACATGTACTTCCCTGATGCAGTGAAGGAGCAGATTGAGTTAGATTTCATTTCCCTGGAACAGGGGACTATGACTGTGAGAGAGTATGAAACACGGTTCACTCAATTATACAGATTCGTTCCCCAGTTGGATGCCCAAGCCTTGGCTAAGAAGTTCCTGAGAGGACTGAATTCCAGGATTAGGGAGATAGTGTATCCTCTTCGGTtaaccaccaaggaagagatcTTTGCTAGTGCCATGGCCCATGAACAGGCAACCAGCATGCATACGAGTGAACGGGGAGTTGTGAGAGAATCCTTGGGAAAAGGGAAAGCGATTGTGGGGAGCAGTGGTTCCAGGGATCATGGAGGTAGGTCGTGGAAGAGACAGCGGACCAGTTTCCATCCACAGGCTCCAACTAGGATGGTCAACCAGTACCAGGCCCCAGCCAGGGCAGCACCGGCTCCATTTAGAGCTGTACCTGTGAGGCAAGTAGCACCAACTGCACCAGTGAAATGCTACAACTGTGGTGAACAGGGCCATATCTCTAAGGTGTGTACGAAGGCGCAAATTAGGGTGTGCTTTAATTGTGGCCAGCCGGGACATATTTCCAGAGAGTGTACTCGACCTCAGGGTAGAAGACAGGGTAACCAGCAGAGACTACTACCTCCAGCACCAGCTAGAGTCTTTGCCATTGGTCAAGGAGGCACTGGGgtggaaggtaccttatctgTTTATAGCTATCTTGCTAGAGTATTGTTTGATACGGGAGCCTCccactctttcatatctagttcaGTTGTGGAAGTGTTGGGTTTGATTTCCATGCCTCTTTTTAGATCATTATGTGTTACATCACCTCTCGGTGTGTCTCTTGAGCTggatatgttttgtgatgattgccctaTTGGGATAGGTGGTAGAGAGTTCTCTGCCTCATTGATTGTGATACCGGATCACACGTATGATGTGATTTTGGGTATGGATTGGTTGAGCCCGAACCATgcattgattgattgctttagaATGATTGTGTCCTTCCATATTCCTGGACAACCAGTGTTTCATTACCGTTGTCTGAAGTCCGACATTACCATGCGGGCAGGGATTTTGGCTCATATTGAGTCAGGGAGTAGTATTTCTGAGATTACAAGGATTCCTGTAGTTTCAGAATATGCTGATGTGTTTAAGGAGATACCAGGGTTGCCTCCAAAAAGGGTAATCGACTTCTCCATTgatgtgataccaggtactgcCCCGGTATCGAAAGCACCCTATCGGATGGCTCCAGCTGAACTTCAGGAGTTGAAGGTTCAGATTGATGGATTACTGGCTCAAGGGTTTATACAG ttaAGGGTGAAGGATGAGGATATTCCAAAAACGGCGTTCAGGACCAGGTATGGACATTTTGAGTtccttgtcatgccttttggtctaactaATGCACCAGCGGCATTCATGGACTTAATGAACCGTACGTTCAGTCCTTACTTAGATCAGTTTGTAGTGGTGTTCGTTGACGACATCTTAATTTATTCAAAGTCATCAGATGAGCATGAGAAACATTTACGGATTGTACTACAGATGCTAAGAGAGAAGAAATTGTTTGCCAAGTTTGAAAAGTGCGACTTTTGGCAAAAGGAAGTCAAGTTCCTTGGTCACGTAGTTTCAAAGGATGGAGTTTCTGTGGATCCTTCGAAAGTTGAAGCAGTGATGAGTTGGAGTCGCCCCACTACTGTTACAGAGATCCGTAGCTTCCTTGGATTAGCAGGTTACTACAGGCGCTTCATTGAGGGGTTTTCTAGTATCGCTTCAGCTTTGACTAAGTTGACACGGAACGACACTCAGTTTATATGGACGGATGAGTGTGAGAAGGCTTTCAGTGAGCTAAAGACAAGATTGACAACAGCTCCAGTGTTAACTATTCCATCTAGTGGAGGTGGTTTAGTTATCTACAGTGATGCATCATGA